A single window of Rhodococcus jostii RHA1 DNA harbors:
- a CDS encoding lipase family protein: MLRRFGTWLALILGALFLGATIPAPAQAEPLYPWPDPDPFYLAPPDLGVLRPGDVVRTRRIDTWMYANSDGWQIAFRSTNSTGHPILAVTTVLLPRGVANPPLVSYQAIVNSLGTKCAPSRSLFNLELQESPGLYLGLQRGWAVSVPDHLGPTGAYGAAKLGGMITLDSVRAVQRVAELGLSHSPVALAGYSGGGMASAWAAALAPSYAPELKLDAVVAGGIPADLEQMAQGLGFNPHPGFGLAFAAAIGLEREYPDQLPISSQLNETGLWLREWMSNECRRFLLFHGAFRSAGQLAASTSLMASSGAHQVLRDNSLRYFEGVPTAPLYLWHGTLDGLTPFDSVAETAHRYCAAGARLTFVPYEISEHMTTAVVGFPDAYEYVAARFRGEPAPTRC; encoded by the coding sequence ATGTTGAGACGATTCGGTACGTGGCTCGCGTTGATCCTCGGTGCCCTTTTCCTGGGGGCGACCATTCCCGCCCCGGCGCAGGCCGAACCGTTGTATCCGTGGCCGGATCCCGACCCCTTCTATCTCGCTCCGCCCGACCTCGGGGTCCTTCGTCCCGGCGACGTCGTCCGGACGCGGCGGATCGACACCTGGATGTACGCGAACTCGGACGGGTGGCAGATCGCGTTCCGGTCGACGAACTCGACGGGGCATCCGATCCTGGCCGTCACGACGGTGCTGCTTCCCCGCGGTGTCGCGAATCCTCCGCTCGTGTCGTATCAGGCGATCGTGAATTCGCTCGGAACCAAGTGCGCCCCGTCGCGGTCGTTGTTCAATCTGGAACTGCAGGAGTCGCCAGGCCTGTATCTGGGTCTGCAACGCGGCTGGGCGGTCTCGGTGCCCGACCATCTCGGCCCGACCGGCGCGTACGGTGCCGCGAAACTCGGCGGCATGATCACCCTCGACAGCGTCCGGGCGGTGCAGCGGGTGGCCGAACTGGGGTTGTCGCACAGCCCGGTGGCGCTCGCCGGATATTCGGGTGGGGGAATGGCCAGTGCCTGGGCCGCCGCGCTGGCCCCGAGTTATGCGCCGGAGCTGAAACTCGACGCGGTGGTGGCGGGTGGGATTCCCGCGGACCTCGAACAGATGGCCCAGGGCCTGGGCTTCAATCCGCACCCGGGCTTCGGGCTCGCGTTCGCCGCCGCGATCGGCTTGGAACGCGAATACCCGGACCAGCTACCGATTTCGTCGCAGCTCAACGAGACCGGGCTGTGGCTGCGCGAGTGGATGTCGAACGAATGCCGCCGGTTCCTCCTGTTTCACGGCGCCTTCCGCAGCGCCGGACAGCTGGCGGCGTCGACCAGTCTCATGGCGAGTTCGGGTGCGCATCAGGTGTTGCGCGACAACAGTCTGCGGTATTTCGAGGGTGTCCCGACCGCGCCTCTCTACCTGTGGCACGGCACGCTCGACGGGCTGACACCGTTCGATTCGGTTGCCGAGACCGCGCACCGCTATTGCGCTGCAGGCGCCAGACTGACGTTCGTCCCGTACGAGATCTCCGAGCACATGACGACGGCAGTGGTGGGCTTTCCGGACGCGTACGAATACGTCGCCGCGCGGTTCCGCGGCGAACCGGCGCCCACCCGCTGCTGA
- a CDS encoding DUF5926 family protein: MAKKSKRNSGPKPGSARAEKLAQRQAERESAAAAVTRPFEGLAAECDLVALREFVPSATAPLPVKDSSRPVTLATVLPGAVAALVRDEGDSATGFVGVQVQAHSADLGADLAASVAWVRDAAAGESLTSANPGSDTPALADVIDADAPLDITVHQDFNWWIPEGVEPAPEVATTVQHANAAIMPSARVEAEGVVAAWWVDAGEKAHIRWVRPENEDDLMLALARVHATGGLHLGEGSRYAGSFRTHGLLVPVFDLDREKHANEWAAATVELGQRLAEALAVDAPLTTEERRARDGLRGRQVTLR, encoded by the coding sequence GTGGCAAAGAAGAGCAAGAGAAACAGTGGTCCGAAGCCCGGTAGTGCCCGCGCCGAGAAGCTCGCGCAGCGGCAGGCGGAACGGGAGAGCGCCGCAGCGGCCGTGACCCGGCCGTTCGAAGGCCTCGCCGCCGAATGCGATCTGGTGGCGCTGCGCGAGTTCGTCCCGTCGGCGACCGCCCCGCTGCCCGTCAAGGATTCGTCCCGTCCGGTGACCCTCGCGACCGTGCTGCCCGGTGCCGTCGCGGCGCTGGTCCGCGACGAGGGCGACAGTGCAACCGGGTTCGTCGGTGTGCAGGTCCAGGCGCATTCCGCGGATCTCGGCGCCGATCTGGCCGCCTCCGTCGCCTGGGTCCGTGACGCCGCGGCCGGCGAATCGCTGACCTCCGCCAACCCCGGATCCGACACCCCGGCACTGGCCGACGTGATCGACGCGGACGCACCGCTCGACATCACCGTGCACCAGGATTTCAACTGGTGGATTCCCGAAGGCGTGGAGCCGGCCCCCGAGGTCGCGACCACCGTGCAGCACGCGAATGCGGCGATCATGCCGTCCGCGCGCGTCGAGGCCGAAGGTGTCGTCGCGGCGTGGTGGGTCGATGCGGGAGAGAAGGCGCACATCCGCTGGGTGCGCCCGGAGAACGAAGACGATCTGATGCTGGCTCTGGCGCGCGTGCACGCGACCGGCGGCCTGCACCTCGGTGAGGGTTCGCGCTACGCGGGGTCGTTCCGGACACACGGCCTGCTGGTCCCGGTGTTCGACCTGGACCGCGAAAAGCATGCGAACGAGTGGGCGGCCGCCACCGTCGAACTCGGTCAGCGACTGGCCGAAGCGCTCGCCGTCGACGCGCCGCTGACCACCGAGGAGCGTCGCGCCCGCGACGGACTGCGCGGCCGCCAGGTCACGTTGCGATAG
- a CDS encoding DUF4328 domain-containing protein — protein sequence MSVVVQVCARCAARWPVLGSPAQWCPRCHGVLLAPVRTDQHQPPASRGFRWIARSPLRRSGLAAEPPAPSPTPHYTEIPRWGLHDHVETAATRRDWPELLAGKAAFFLTLTAGLYAFAVIAELGRYAVLLRNRTRLIDPTLLAVSDIAVFLGQAGGMLLALLSGIGGVCWLLRMRRRTFARAKTSDPRTPTEVIVGCAVPGLNLVMPGVYLLEVIRRDPRAVLLVRAWWSLWIFGAVLVVFNWFWRSRPGLQAMADGVLLAAFTALVASATAVLALMVLRRLEGRTLKGAKEPVTRWVIATDPPPLTDAEKSAEKTSEAGDREAVAS from the coding sequence ATGAGCGTCGTCGTTCAGGTGTGCGCGCGATGCGCGGCTCGGTGGCCGGTCCTCGGCTCCCCGGCGCAGTGGTGCCCCCGTTGCCACGGCGTGCTGCTCGCCCCCGTCCGCACCGACCAGCACCAGCCACCCGCGAGCCGGGGATTCCGCTGGATCGCGCGATCCCCGCTGCGGCGGAGTGGCCTCGCGGCCGAGCCGCCGGCGCCGAGCCCCACCCCGCACTACACCGAGATCCCCCGCTGGGGACTCCACGATCACGTCGAGACCGCCGCTACGCGGCGCGACTGGCCGGAACTGCTCGCCGGCAAGGCGGCCTTCTTCCTCACCCTGACCGCCGGTCTGTACGCGTTCGCCGTGATCGCCGAACTGGGCCGGTACGCCGTCCTCCTCCGCAACCGCACGCGGCTGATCGACCCCACCCTGCTCGCCGTGTCCGACATCGCGGTGTTCCTCGGCCAGGCCGGCGGGATGCTCCTCGCGCTGCTGTCGGGCATCGGCGGTGTGTGCTGGTTGCTGCGGATGCGTCGCCGCACGTTCGCCCGAGCCAAGACGTCCGACCCGCGCACCCCTACCGAGGTGATCGTCGGTTGCGCGGTGCCGGGCCTGAACCTGGTGATGCCGGGGGTATACCTGCTCGAGGTGATTCGCCGCGACCCCCGCGCCGTCCTACTGGTCCGAGCCTGGTGGAGCCTGTGGATTTTCGGGGCGGTGCTCGTCGTCTTCAACTGGTTCTGGCGGTCCAGGCCCGGACTGCAGGCCATGGCGGACGGTGTCCTGCTGGCCGCCTTCACGGCGCTGGTCGCCTCCGCGACGGCCGTACTCGCACTGATGGTGCTCCGACGACTCGAGGGCCGGACGCTGAAGGGGGCGAAGGAACCCGTCACCCGCTGGGTGATCGCCACCGACCCGCCGCCGCTGACGGACGCGGAGAAGTCCGCGGAGAAGACGTCCGAGGCCGGCGACCGGGAAGCCGTCGCATCGTGA
- a CDS encoding ferritin produces the protein MSQSAPKAPSEFHALLQQQIRNEFTASQQYIAVAVYFDSHDLPQLARRFYSQAAEERGHALMMIQYLIDNNLRVTVPGIDDVVTDFDSVRGPVALAVERERAVTEQITKLARTARDTGDYLGERFIQWFLEEQVEEVASMHTLLTIVERAGDNLFDIEDFIAREMSGNSPIRPGAPKRAGGGV, from the coding sequence ATGTCTCAGTCGGCGCCGAAAGCACCCAGCGAGTTCCATGCCCTCCTGCAGCAGCAGATCCGCAACGAGTTCACCGCATCCCAGCAGTACATCGCGGTGGCCGTCTATTTCGACTCGCACGATCTCCCGCAACTGGCTCGCCGGTTCTATTCGCAGGCCGCCGAGGAGCGCGGCCACGCGCTGATGATGATCCAGTACCTGATCGACAACAATCTCCGCGTGACCGTCCCCGGCATCGACGACGTGGTCACCGATTTCGATTCGGTGCGCGGCCCCGTCGCTCTGGCGGTGGAACGGGAACGCGCCGTCACGGAACAGATCACCAAGCTCGCCCGCACGGCCCGCGACACGGGCGACTACCTCGGCGAGCGGTTCATCCAGTGGTTCCTCGAAGAACAGGTCGAGGAGGTCGCCAGCATGCACACGCTCCTCACCATCGTCGAGCGTGCCGGCGACAACCTGTTCGACATCGAGGATTTCATCGCCCGCGAGATGAGCGGGAACTCACCGATCCGTCCGGGCGCGCCGAAGAGGGCGGGCGGCGGCGTCTGA
- a CDS encoding LCP family protein, producing the protein MIRRDGRGAPPPPQQAWSQAPEPQLSRSAPPQGPRGYAPTQTPQPFRDAPPPPPRVPDRRPPRTPPPPPPLAPPRTPEPPAQRRPKRKRNWGRRIGILFLVLVLALAGMTYYLDSSLNRIDALADYPGRIDDTPGTNWLLVGSDSRTGLTPEQEQELSTGGNSGPDRTDTIIVVHVPSGGGPATMVSIPRDSYVSIPGYGEDKINASFAFGGPQLLTQTVEEASGLHIDHYAEIGFGGFAGIVDAIGGVDMCLDTAIDDPLAGINLAPGCQELSGAQALGFVRSRATALADIDRMNHQRMFMAALMSKATSPATWLNPFRVWPLVTDTAASLRVDESDHIWHLAALAWAVRGDMVTTTVPVGGFEDVDGAGNVLLWDHERASQFFDALANDRQVPAELVTTGP; encoded by the coding sequence GTGATCCGCCGCGACGGTCGGGGCGCCCCGCCGCCGCCCCAGCAGGCGTGGTCGCAGGCCCCCGAACCGCAGTTGTCCCGGTCGGCGCCGCCGCAGGGTCCGCGCGGCTACGCGCCCACCCAGACGCCGCAGCCGTTCCGCGACGCGCCGCCACCGCCGCCTCGGGTGCCCGACCGGCGTCCCCCTCGCACGCCACCACCACCCCCTCCGCTCGCACCGCCGCGGACCCCGGAGCCCCCGGCGCAGCGACGTCCCAAGCGCAAGCGGAACTGGGGCCGGCGTATCGGCATCCTGTTCCTGGTGCTGGTCCTGGCGCTCGCGGGCATGACGTACTACCTCGACAGCTCGCTGAACCGGATCGACGCGCTGGCCGACTACCCCGGCCGGATCGACGACACCCCCGGCACGAACTGGCTGCTCGTCGGTTCGGACAGCCGCACCGGGCTGACCCCCGAGCAGGAACAGGAGTTGTCGACCGGCGGCAACAGCGGCCCCGACCGCACCGACACCATCATCGTGGTGCACGTCCCCAGCGGCGGCGGCCCGGCGACGATGGTGAGCATCCCGCGCGACTCGTACGTGTCGATCCCCGGCTACGGCGAGGACAAGATCAACGCGTCGTTCGCGTTCGGTGGTCCGCAACTGCTGACCCAGACGGTCGAGGAGGCGTCCGGTCTGCACATCGACCACTACGCCGAGATCGGGTTCGGTGGTTTCGCCGGCATCGTCGACGCGATCGGCGGCGTCGACATGTGCCTGGACACCGCCATCGACGATCCGCTCGCGGGGATCAACCTCGCGCCCGGCTGCCAGGAACTGTCGGGGGCGCAGGCCCTCGGCTTCGTCCGCAGCCGCGCGACGGCGCTCGCCGACATCGACCGGATGAACCATCAGCGGATGTTCATGGCGGCGTTGATGTCGAAGGCCACCAGTCCCGCGACGTGGCTCAACCCGTTCCGCGTCTGGCCGCTCGTCACCGACACCGCCGCATCGCTGCGTGTCGACGAGAGCGACCACATCTGGCACCTCGCCGCACTCGCCTGGGCGGTACGCGGCGACATGGTCACCACCACCGTCCCCGTGGGCGGTTTCGAGGACGTCGACGGTGCCGGGAACGTGCTGCTCTGGGATCACGAGCGGGCGTCCCAGTTCTTCGACGCGCTGGCGAATGATCGTCAGGTCCCGGCCGAACTGGTCACCACCGGACCGTGA
- a CDS encoding CPBP family intramembrane glutamic endopeptidase: MISRATLASWIRPASPEPAAPPATGSERRALWIEITIVLLVTFGTSGLSGLLSLSESLLTPGNLADQAVALNVSRAENQIIDVARQLLGVVKLLAWGALGLYLLWRSGLGPCAVGLGRPRWRPDATQGVGLAALIGLPGLGFYLLARAIGANLTVVPSTIGDHWWRLPALILWAIANSGAEEVLVVAYLVTRLRQLGWSENSSLLASAVLRGTYHLYQGFGGGLGNVAMGLVFGRYWQKTGRLWPLVIAHATIDSVAFVGYAALRGHVGWIP; this comes from the coding sequence GTGATCTCGCGTGCAACGCTCGCCTCCTGGATACGGCCCGCATCGCCCGAACCGGCCGCTCCGCCGGCCACCGGGAGTGAGCGGCGTGCCCTGTGGATCGAGATCACGATCGTGCTGCTCGTCACGTTCGGGACGAGCGGACTGTCGGGACTGCTGTCGCTGTCCGAATCGCTGCTGACCCCGGGCAACCTCGCCGATCAGGCCGTCGCCCTCAACGTCTCCCGCGCGGAGAACCAGATCATCGACGTCGCCCGGCAATTGCTCGGCGTGGTGAAACTTCTCGCCTGGGGCGCGCTGGGTCTGTATCTCCTGTGGCGCAGCGGCCTCGGGCCGTGCGCCGTCGGGCTCGGCCGACCCCGTTGGCGTCCCGACGCGACGCAGGGTGTCGGGCTCGCTGCCCTGATCGGTCTGCCCGGGCTCGGCTTCTACCTGCTGGCCCGCGCGATCGGCGCCAACCTCACCGTCGTGCCCAGCACGATCGGGGATCACTGGTGGCGGCTGCCGGCCCTGATCCTGTGGGCGATCGCGAACTCCGGCGCGGAGGAAGTGCTCGTCGTCGCATATCTGGTCACCCGGCTGCGGCAACTCGGGTGGAGCGAGAATTCGTCGCTGCTCGCGTCGGCGGTGCTCCGCGGGACGTACCACCTCTACCAGGGTTTCGGCGGTGGGCTGGGCAACGTGGCCATGGGTCTGGTGTTCGGCCGGTACTGGCAGAAGACTGGACGGTTGTGGCCTCTCGTGATCGCCCACGCCACCATCGATTCGGTCGCGTTCGTCGGCTACGCCGCCCTGCGCGGGCACGTCGGCTGGATTCCGTAA
- a CDS encoding ferritin, with translation MTSADAHKTKFHALLHDQIRNEFNASHQYIATAIYFDNADLPQLAKHFYKQAVEERNHAMMIVQYFLDRDISVELSGVDAAKGQFENTREPIALALTQEQTVTEQIVQLASTAREEGDYLGEQFMQWFLKEQVEEVASMTTLLTIADRAGSNLFDLEEFVAREMSGPADTSGAPHAAGGSI, from the coding sequence ATGACTTCCGCTGACGCGCACAAGACGAAATTCCACGCTCTGCTCCACGACCAGATTCGCAACGAATTCAACGCGTCACATCAGTACATCGCGACTGCCATCTATTTCGACAATGCGGACCTGCCGCAGTTGGCCAAGCACTTCTACAAGCAGGCCGTCGAAGAGCGCAACCACGCCATGATGATCGTCCAGTACTTCCTCGACCGCGACATCTCCGTGGAACTGTCGGGTGTCGACGCGGCGAAGGGCCAGTTCGAGAACACACGCGAGCCGATCGCCCTCGCCCTGACGCAGGAGCAGACGGTCACCGAGCAGATCGTGCAGCTGGCGAGCACCGCCCGCGAGGAGGGCGACTACCTCGGCGAGCAGTTCATGCAGTGGTTCCTCAAGGAGCAGGTCGAGGAGGTCGCGAGCATGACGACGCTGCTGACCATCGCCGACCGCGCGGGCAGCAACCTGTTCGATCTCGAGGAGTTCGTCGCGCGCGAGATGAGCGGCCCCGCAGACACGTCCGGGGCACCGCACGCGGCCGGTGGTTCCATCTAG
- a CDS encoding glycerophosphodiester phosphodiesterase, whose amino-acid sequence MSPDRRGPLVVAHRGASAAMPEHTLAAYELALEEGADGLECDVRLTRDGHLVCVHDRTVDRTSTGTGVVSEMTLEELAEFNYGTEEEPAELLELSALIALTLDWSARPVKLFIETKHPVRFGGLVESKVLAELQRFGIAAPPSADHSRAVVMSFSAGAVWRIRRSAPMLPTVLLGESARYLGGGAATTVGATAVGPSVKTLHEHPDMVDKAAAAGRATYCWTVDNRSDVELCRELGVSWVATNHPGRTKKWLAS is encoded by the coding sequence GTGAGCCCCGACCGGCGCGGACCCCTGGTCGTGGCGCACCGCGGCGCCTCGGCGGCCATGCCGGAACACACCCTCGCGGCGTACGAGCTGGCGCTGGAAGAGGGCGCGGACGGACTCGAATGCGACGTGCGGCTCACCCGCGACGGCCACCTCGTGTGCGTCCACGACCGCACCGTCGACCGGACGTCCACCGGAACCGGCGTCGTCAGCGAGATGACCCTCGAGGAGCTCGCGGAGTTCAATTACGGCACCGAAGAGGAGCCCGCCGAACTCCTCGAGCTGAGTGCGCTGATCGCGCTCACCCTGGACTGGTCGGCGCGCCCAGTGAAACTCTTCATCGAAACCAAGCACCCCGTGCGTTTCGGCGGCCTCGTCGAGAGCAAGGTGCTCGCCGAACTGCAACGCTTCGGCATCGCCGCACCGCCGTCCGCCGACCACTCCCGCGCCGTGGTGATGTCGTTCTCCGCCGGAGCGGTGTGGCGGATCCGCCGGTCGGCGCCGATGCTCCCGACCGTCCTGCTCGGCGAATCCGCCCGGTACCTCGGCGGGGGAGCCGCGACCACCGTCGGCGCCACCGCGGTCGGTCCGTCGGTGAAGACGCTGCACGAACACCCGGACATGGTCGACAAGGCCGCCGCCGCAGGACGAGCCACCTACTGCTGGACCGTCGACAACCGCAGCGACGTCGAACTGTGCCGCGAACTCGGGGTCAGCTGGGTGGCCACCAACCACCCCGGCCGCACCAAGAAGTGGCTGGCGTCCTGA
- a CDS encoding DUF2470 domain-containing protein translates to MPVTTTGPSTAERVRSSCARTQDAVLAVEGSAPTVTSVHHLRSSGDVVVAVPTESAAATLSWLAGGGGIPAVLELTDNSPLALREPVRSLVWLRGNLHALCEAHTRTLADEVASEYPHPGLLDIGHDATLLQLRLESAVVADSSGAEPVALDDLLAARPDPFWEMETAWLQHLDEDHRDLIDMLSRKLPPHMRRGRVRPLGIDRYGLRLRVENDHGDRDIWMPFSAPVDDAVALSRAIRLLVGCPFVNGLRARG, encoded by the coding sequence ATGCCCGTCACGACCACCGGTCCGTCCACCGCCGAGCGTGTGCGTAGCTCGTGCGCACGGACCCAGGACGCGGTACTCGCCGTCGAAGGCAGCGCACCGACCGTCACGTCGGTACACCACCTGCGGTCCAGCGGCGACGTCGTGGTCGCCGTGCCCACCGAATCGGCGGCCGCCACGCTGTCCTGGCTCGCCGGTGGCGGCGGGATCCCCGCCGTGCTCGAGCTGACCGACAACTCACCGCTCGCGCTGCGTGAGCCCGTGCGGTCACTCGTCTGGCTGCGCGGCAACCTCCACGCGCTCTGCGAGGCACACACCCGGACGCTGGCCGACGAGGTGGCGTCCGAATACCCGCACCCCGGACTTCTCGACATCGGGCACGATGCGACGCTGCTGCAACTCCGCCTCGAGTCGGCGGTGGTCGCCGATTCCAGTGGCGCCGAACCCGTCGCCCTCGACGACCTGCTCGCCGCCCGGCCCGACCCGTTCTGGGAAATGGAAACCGCCTGGCTCCAGCACCTCGACGAGGATCACCGCGACCTCATCGACATGCTGTCCCGCAAATTGCCGCCGCACATGCGACGCGGACGTGTCCGCCCGCTGGGCATCGACCGGTACGGACTGCGACTGCGCGTCGAGAACGATCACGGCGACCGCGACATCTGGATGCCGTTCTCCGCGCCGGTCGACGACGCCGTCGCGCTGAGCAGGGCGATCCGGCTGCTGGTGGGGTGCCCGTTCGTGAACGGACTCCGCGCGCGCGGCTGA